In one Dehalococcoidia bacterium genomic region, the following are encoded:
- a CDS encoding SCO1664 family protein — MARRNRQSYRVVFPVPEDATHVEMDEDEARPLLESGEITGGHRMPWGSNYTFLVWIDAGPGKYLRAIYKPRDGERPLWDFPSGTLYQRERAAFLLSRLLGWPNIPLTLLREGPYGIGMVQHYVESDPDVTYFDIVKQNSSHEELRKIMVFDLITNNADRKGGHCLVGTDQRIWSIDHGLTFHPSFKLRTVMMEFWGHEVPTELVADLGRLHRKLDTRSEDTSELRETLSGPELKALTKRLRFMLSDPVIPRLDPNYNIPWPFV; from the coding sequence ATGGCCCGCCGCAACCGACAGTCCTACCGTGTCGTTTTTCCGGTCCCCGAGGATGCGACCCACGTCGAGATGGACGAGGACGAGGCACGTCCACTGCTCGAGTCCGGTGAGATTACCGGCGGCCACAGGATGCCCTGGGGTTCGAACTACACGTTCCTGGTGTGGATCGACGCCGGTCCCGGCAAGTATCTCCGAGCGATTTACAAGCCCAGGGACGGCGAACGCCCCCTGTGGGACTTCCCGTCGGGTACGCTGTACCAGCGCGAGCGGGCCGCGTTTCTACTGAGCAGGCTGTTGGGATGGCCAAACATCCCGCTGACGTTGCTCAGAGAGGGACCCTACGGCATAGGTATGGTCCAGCACTACGTCGAGAGCGACCCGGACGTGACGTACTTCGACATCGTGAAGCAGAATTCCAGCCACGAAGAGCTGCGCAAGATCATGGTGTTCGACCTGATCACCAACAACGCCGACCGCAAGGGAGGCCACTGCCTGGTCGGCACTGATCAGCGCATCTGGAGTATCGACCATGGGCTCACGTTTCATCCGAGCTTCAAACTGCGCACCGTGATGATGGAGTTCTGGGGTCACGAAGTACCAACGGAGCTGGTGGCCGACCTGGGCCGGCTTCACCGCAAGCTGGATACACGCTCGGAGGACACTTCAGAACTCAGGGAAACGCTCAGCGGACCGGAACTGAAGGCGCTCACGAAGAGGCTTCGGTTCATGCTCAGCGATCCTGTGATTCCAAGACTCGACCCCAACTACAACATCCCCTGGCCATTCGTGTAA
- the tgt gene encoding tRNA guanosine(34) transglycosylase Tgt — translation MARTYPRPVLRLDATSGAARAGVLHTAHGDVPTPLFMPVATQGSVKAVDPPDLRAVGANIVLGNTYHLCLRPGVDLLEELGGLHTFMRWDGPILTDSGGFQGFSLEHLRKIEDDGILFKSHIDGSPYKFTPESTVRAQEQIGSDIIMPLDMCVPADADRDTVEKALERTTEWESRCRQAHVREDQLLFGIVQGGMFEDLRERSASEIVSLDFAGYAIGGLSVGETKSEMYGMTKLTTSLLPTDAPRYLMGVGSPEDLVESVAQGIDMFDCVLPTRIARNGALFSREGRINIYAAPHRARDEALEPGCDCYTCETFSAAYVRHLFKSKELLGFRLATIHNLRFILRLMEEMRVAIVSGTFESYRQDFHARFKPPDQRVRREQRLKWLSAQGRPGA, via the coding sequence GTGGCACGAACGTATCCCAGACCCGTTCTTCGGCTCGATGCCACCTCCGGGGCCGCTCGTGCGGGAGTGCTTCACACTGCGCACGGAGATGTGCCAACTCCGCTCTTCATGCCGGTGGCGACGCAGGGATCCGTCAAGGCTGTCGATCCCCCTGACCTTCGGGCTGTGGGCGCCAACATCGTTCTCGGAAACACGTACCACCTCTGCCTGAGGCCGGGGGTCGATCTTCTCGAAGAACTGGGTGGGCTGCACACATTCATGCGGTGGGACGGCCCGATCCTTACGGATAGCGGCGGTTTCCAGGGATTCAGCCTGGAACACCTGCGCAAGATCGAAGACGACGGGATTCTCTTCAAGTCACACATAGACGGCTCGCCGTACAAGTTCACCCCTGAGTCGACCGTCAGGGCGCAGGAGCAGATCGGGTCGGACATCATCATGCCTCTTGACATGTGCGTCCCTGCTGACGCCGACAGAGATACGGTTGAAAAGGCACTAGAACGTACTACGGAATGGGAGTCCCGCTGCCGGCAGGCCCATGTTCGTGAAGACCAGCTCCTGTTCGGCATAGTCCAGGGTGGGATGTTCGAGGACCTGCGGGAACGCTCCGCGAGTGAAATAGTCTCGCTGGACTTTGCTGGATACGCGATCGGGGGGCTCAGCGTGGGGGAGACCAAGTCCGAGATGTACGGGATGACGAAGCTCACCACCTCGCTGCTTCCCACCGATGCTCCAAGATATCTGATGGGGGTTGGCTCACCTGAAGATCTTGTTGAGAGCGTCGCTCAAGGCATCGACATGTTTGACTGCGTGCTGCCCACTCGGATCGCGCGCAACGGTGCCCTCTTCTCACGGGAAGGACGGATCAACATCTACGCGGCTCCCCATCGAGCCCGAGACGAGGCGCTAGAACCCGGATGCGACTGCTATACCTGTGAGACGTTCTCGGCAGCCTATGTGCGCCACCTGTTCAAGTCAAAAGAACTGCTGGGATTTCGCCTGGCGACGATCCACAATCTGCGTTTCATCCTCAGACTGATGGAGGAGATGCGCGTGGCGATTGTCTCGGGAACGTTCGAGTCATACCGGCAGGATTTCCACGCCAGGTTCAAGCCTCCCGATCAGCGTGTTCGCAGGGAACAGCGGCTGAAGTGGCTGAGTGCCCAGGGAAGACCTGGCGCGTGA
- a CDS encoding SOS response-associated peptidase yields MCGRFVLVDWYGVEQRFDLPEADLRQISERYSEFGESPYPRYNIAPTQEILAIRNDGDGNRAEMMRWGLVPSWAKDPKIDSRMINARAETLSERPSFRAAYKRRRCLIVADSFYEWKRNGKTRTPIRIMLESEEPFAFAGLWEAWKRPDDSWMLSCTIVTTSANELVSEIHDRMPVILDPDTESVWLDPDLDDTSVLSDLLAPYPSDLMTAYEVSRIVNSAANDVPECIAPIGRLL; encoded by the coding sequence ATGTGCGGACGATTTGTGCTAGTCGATTGGTATGGAGTCGAGCAGAGGTTCGACCTGCCTGAAGCTGATCTCAGGCAAATTTCAGAGCGCTATTCTGAATTTGGAGAGTCGCCCTACCCCAGGTACAACATCGCTCCGACGCAAGAGATTCTCGCGATCAGGAACGACGGCGACGGCAACCGCGCGGAAATGATGCGCTGGGGGCTGGTGCCCTCGTGGGCGAAGGACCCGAAGATCGACAGCCGCATGATTAACGCACGGGCCGAGACGCTATCCGAAAGGCCCAGTTTCAGGGCTGCTTACAAACGTCGCAGGTGCCTGATCGTTGCGGACAGCTTCTACGAGTGGAAGCGCAACGGGAAGACCCGCACTCCGATACGAATCATGCTGGAGTCTGAAGAGCCGTTCGCCTTCGCGGGTCTCTGGGAGGCGTGGAAGCGTCCCGACGATAGCTGGATGCTGTCATGCACGATTGTCACGACGTCAGCCAACGAACTGGTGTCAGAGATCCACGACAGGATGCCTGTGATTCTCGACCCTGACACAGAGTCCGTCTGGTTGGACCCAGATTTGGACGATACGTCGGTGCTGTCGGACCTGCTTGCGCCGTATCCGTCGGACCTGATGACGGCCTATGAGGTCTCCAGGATCGTCAACTCGGCGGCCAACGACGTGCCGGAGTGTATAGCGCCGATCGGACGGCTGCTGTAG
- a CDS encoding glutaredoxin family protein → MSTASKTVTVYSTLGCGYTDMLKEQLKRDGIEYEEVNLSLHPDRWPEVLPHTDGQRISPVMIDGDEVTVGFNGIGCYG, encoded by the coding sequence ATGAGCACAGCAAGCAAAACAGTCACAGTGTATTCCACCTTGGGATGCGGATACACCGATATGCTCAAGGAGCAGCTCAAGCGCGACGGCATCGAGTACGAAGAGGTGAACCTGTCGCTGCACCCGGACCGCTGGCCGGAAGTGCTGCCCCACACCGACGGGCAGCGCATCAGCCCGGTGATGATCGACGGTGACGAGGTTACCGTCGGCTTCAACGGCATCGGCTGCTACGGTTAG
- a CDS encoding ferredoxin:thioredoxin reductase, producing the protein MTQPTLEEDTVAEQPSEKAMQRMRVFVEKFTEKSGTYVHPGEGVTEAVILGLAQNIDDTGRPLCPCRFYPDKQEEVKHRTWICACDDMQIYKYCHCLLFVDEEGLPITEYLPEDHEGRAMYGEVKDPHPDKGRVLRHKAEEREIERRERPS; encoded by the coding sequence ATGACCCAACCAACCCTCGAGGAGGATACCGTGGCAGAACAACCAAGCGAAAAAGCTATGCAGCGAATGCGGGTCTTCGTGGAGAAGTTCACGGAGAAGTCCGGCACTTATGTTCATCCTGGAGAGGGCGTCACCGAGGCCGTGATTCTGGGTCTCGCCCAGAACATAGACGACACCGGACGTCCGCTCTGCCCGTGCAGGTTCTACCCGGACAAGCAGGAAGAGGTCAAGCACCGCACCTGGATCTGCGCGTGCGACGACATGCAGATCTACAAGTATTGCCACTGCCTGCTATTTGTCGATGAAGAGGGCCTGCCCATCACCGAGTACCTGCCTGAAGACCACGAGGGCAGGGCGATGTACGGCGAAGTGAAGGACCCACATCCCGACAAGGGCCGAGTGCTCCGACACAAGGCCGAGGAGCGCGAGATCGAACGACGGGAACGCCCGTCCTGA
- a CDS encoding alpha-E domain-containing protein codes for MDPRTVTLGTDRWLTDSRVYNLVWLGRWIERAETVARVLKWAAEQDRGDTKTSPGLDEIARMAASVRGVTLETGESPLDALLSGDSGSSLRGCLAAARYNATHAAPVEVIQNLGVAISILDDLGGLPSSAAEVASLMADMLTQLDQLHQSIEGAWFHSEALSEEEVFRRFMQQ; via the coding sequence ATGGATCCCAGGACAGTCACCTTGGGAACGGACCGATGGCTGACAGACTCCCGCGTCTACAACCTTGTGTGGCTCGGCCGCTGGATTGAACGTGCGGAGACTGTCGCGCGCGTGCTTAAGTGGGCAGCCGAGCAGGATAGAGGCGACACGAAGACGTCTCCAGGCCTCGATGAGATCGCCCGAATGGCGGCATCCGTTCGGGGCGTAACATTAGAGACTGGCGAGTCCCCGCTGGACGCGCTGCTTTCTGGTGACAGCGGGTCTTCGCTAAGAGGCTGCCTCGCGGCTGCCAGGTACAACGCTACTCACGCTGCACCTGTCGAGGTGATTCAAAACCTCGGCGTCGCCATTAGCATACTGGATGATCTTGGCGGACTGCCTTCCAGCGCCGCTGAAGTGGCGTCACTCATGGCAGACATGCTCACTCAGCTTGATCAGCTTCATCAATCCATCGAAGGGGCATGGTTCCACTCGGAGGCCCTTTCCGAAGAAGAGGTATTCCGCCGGTTCATGCAGCAGTAG
- a CDS encoding transglutaminase family protein, with product MQTDLGGEITRQSLTVSYIYAARYGYSGTVLHNDNQIRLFPREGEGQNPLKGELWTIPSGVGVEYSDRFGNRVHRTRIVEHHEALVIATAGQVSLATEAPAIEDMHIDEAKGQPGALEYLLPSPLVSPDTVATLTFRIASGSDSMMRVVREVTNWVYTEVEYKRGTTDVATTADQVLSVMKGVCQDKTHLALGMLRALDIPCRYVSGLLTGQTGETHSWVEFMHPMHGWIGADPTRGVIAPPARDYVKLSVGRDYTDVSPVKGSFLSKGGATEHAAIASVRFEQVSADLNEALRMLNEAYVVSTF from the coding sequence ATGCAAACCGACCTGGGTGGTGAGATAACCCGTCAGTCCCTCACCGTCTCATACATTTACGCGGCTCGATACGGCTACTCCGGTACGGTTCTGCACAACGACAACCAGATCAGGCTGTTTCCGCGAGAGGGTGAGGGTCAGAACCCGCTGAAGGGGGAACTCTGGACGATTCCCTCCGGTGTCGGAGTCGAGTACAGCGACCGGTTCGGCAACCGCGTGCATAGGACCCGCATAGTAGAGCATCATGAGGCGCTCGTGATCGCAACCGCGGGTCAGGTGAGCCTGGCGACCGAAGCGCCGGCCATTGAAGACATGCACATCGATGAGGCAAAAGGACAGCCTGGCGCGCTGGAGTACCTGTTGCCCTCGCCGCTGGTATCCCCCGACACCGTCGCCACACTCACATTCAGAATTGCTTCGGGCTCCGACTCGATGATGCGGGTGGTCCGTGAAGTGACCAACTGGGTCTACACCGAAGTAGAGTACAAGAGGGGCACTACCGACGTTGCAACGACCGCCGATCAGGTGCTCAGCGTCATGAAGGGTGTCTGCCAGGATAAGACCCACTTGGCCCTGGGTATGCTGCGCGCCCTGGACATTCCGTGCCGGTACGTCAGTGGGTTGCTCACTGGTCAGACCGGCGAGACCCACTCCTGGGTCGAGTTCATGCACCCGATGCACGGCTGGATCGGCGCAGACCCCACCAGGGGTGTGATCGCACCGCCGGCTCGCGACTACGTGAAGCTGTCCGTCGGGCGGGACTACACGGACGTGTCTCCAGTCAAGGGCTCCTTCTTGTCGAAGGGAGGGGCAACCGAACACGCAGCAATCGCGTCGGTACGTTTTGAGCAAGTCAGCGCAGACCTTAACGAAGCTCTCCGGATGCTGAACGAAGCTTACGTTGTCAGCACATTTTGA
- a CDS encoding circularly permuted type 2 ATP-grasp protein — MTTSDFTQDAAVFNEWQFPDGRPRPHYTHLAEVAEKLGTEGLAERWRSARRQVEHDAFTFYLDPKQFRLTPADWIPRIIPSHHWQAIAEGVSQRIRALNRFLFDLYNDGQDIVPPDVVFTSQYFYPEVQGFKPNKDIFVHIYGVDLVHMGDGEYYVLEDNLRIPSGISYQLKTVEMVSEIVSEFASGYDVEEYRIREAFLDMFHSLCDNPSPMCVLLTDGKYGSAFFEHRYLSEVLGIPLVEGTDLYVGYDGRVYTRTIDGDVPVDVIYRRVEDLEIFVPGLRDAYLDGKVTLVNGLGAGAADDKLVFMWVPEMIQKYLGETPILSQAPSYSMQDPESRRFVMDNLDDLVVKERQGYGGTGVYVMPDLDADRRAQVAQRILEDPDEYIAQETLDFSKHMVFNDADGVLEPRHIDLRVFAIQDGNGKVTVFPGGLTRVALPGGRITNNSSGGLCKPTWVVR; from the coding sequence ATGACTACTTCCGACTTCACGCAAGATGCAGCGGTGTTCAACGAGTGGCAGTTTCCGGACGGACGACCCAGGCCACATTACACTCACCTTGCAGAGGTCGCGGAGAAGCTCGGAACAGAGGGGCTTGCAGAGAGGTGGCGGTCCGCGCGTCGTCAGGTTGAGCACGACGCTTTCACCTTTTATCTCGACCCCAAGCAGTTTCGCCTCACGCCCGCGGACTGGATTCCCCGTATCATCCCGAGCCATCACTGGCAGGCAATTGCGGAAGGCGTATCGCAGCGCATCCGGGCGCTGAACAGATTCCTCTTCGATCTCTACAACGACGGCCAGGACATCGTCCCTCCTGACGTCGTGTTTACATCCCAGTACTTCTATCCGGAGGTGCAGGGGTTTAAGCCCAATAAGGACATCTTCGTTCACATATATGGTGTCGACCTGGTTCATATGGGCGACGGCGAATACTACGTGCTGGAGGACAATCTCAGGATTCCGTCCGGCATCTCATACCAGCTCAAGACTGTTGAGATGGTCTCTGAAATCGTTTCTGAGTTCGCGAGCGGATATGACGTGGAGGAGTATCGGATCAGGGAAGCATTCCTGGATATGTTTCACTCCCTGTGCGACAACCCCTCTCCCATGTGCGTGCTGCTAACGGACGGCAAGTATGGCTCAGCCTTCTTCGAGCACCGCTATCTCTCCGAAGTCCTGGGAATCCCTCTCGTGGAGGGTACCGACCTATACGTTGGATACGATGGGCGTGTCTACACCCGGACAATTGACGGCGATGTGCCGGTGGATGTCATCTACCGGCGCGTAGAGGACCTTGAGATATTCGTACCAGGACTGAGGGATGCCTATCTGGACGGGAAAGTCACCCTGGTGAATGGACTGGGGGCAGGCGCCGCTGACGATAAGCTGGTATTCATGTGGGTGCCCGAAATGATCCAGAAGTACCTGGGTGAGACGCCTATACTCAGCCAGGCGCCCAGCTACAGTATGCAGGATCCGGAATCTCGGCGCTTCGTCATGGACAACCTTGACGACCTCGTGGTCAAGGAACGGCAAGGCTACGGCGGGACCGGCGTGTACGTCATGCCGGACCTTGACGCAGACCGCAGGGCCCAGGTAGCCCAGAGAATACTGGAAGACCCGGACGAGTACATCGCCCAGGAGACGCTGGACTTTTCAAAGCACATGGTCTTCAATGACGCGGATGGAGTACTGGAACCCCGGCACATTGACCTTCGCGTGTTCGCAATCCAGGACGGAAATGGTAAGGTGACAGTCTTCCCCGGAGGCCTGACTCGAGTGGCCCTCCCCGGGGGACGGATTACCAACAACTCTTCGGGTGGCCTATGCAAACCGACCTGGGTGGTGAGATAA
- a CDS encoding zinc ABC transporter substrate-binding protein, which translates to MKTSFHKLILIISTIAALGLIVACSDDTSPPESAASPSPPTMAPSAQQAPASPTTAPAAQQAPAPAPTTAPAAPQAPAPAPTSAPAAVVSPPAMEPIEVVTTSNIVADWVRRVGGERVDAFSLLPPNADPHSFQPGARDTARVADADLILTIGLGLESSWLHEL; encoded by the coding sequence ATGAAAACTTCATTCCACAAACTGATACTTATTATCAGCACGATAGCCGCACTAGGGCTCATCGTCGCTTGTAGTGATGACACTTCCCCGCCGGAGTCTGCTGCCAGTCCATCTCCTCCAACTATGGCTCCATCAGCGCAGCAGGCTCCGGCTTCTCCAACCACAGCGCCGGCGGCACAGCAGGCCCCTGCTCCTGCCCCAACCACAGCGCCGGCTGCCCCACAGGCTCCTGCGCCTGCTCCGACCTCGGCACCTGCAGCGGTGGTCAGTCCACCCGCAATGGAGCCAATCGAAGTAGTCACCACCAGCAACATAGTGGCTGACTGGGTGAGGCGTGTTGGAGGCGAGCGCGTGGACGCATTCTCGCTGTTGCCGCCAAATGCGGACCCGCACTCATTCCAACCCGGAGCCCGAGATACCGCTCGGGTTGCAGACGCAGACCTGATTCTAACGATCGGCCTGGGACTGGAATCCAGCTGGCTACATGAACTGA
- a CDS encoding zinc ABC transporter substrate-binding protein: MVRSASCRACCERNRRQDGSDTYLSNAAAYGEELEELDHWIEEQVAAIPEDRRLLVTSHDSFQYFAVAYGFEVVGAVFPGGTTETEPSAQEMAELIHEIEEAGAPAVFTETIVSDTLAARIADEAGASIINGLYTGSLSASGGDADTYLELMRHNTLEIVAALK; this comes from the coding sequence CTGGTTCGATCCGCATCGTGTAGAGCGTGCTGTGAACGAAATCGCCGCCAGGACGGCAGCGACACCTATCTCTCCAACGCCGCGGCGTACGGTGAGGAACTCGAGGAACTGGACCACTGGATCGAGGAGCAGGTCGCTGCGATACCTGAGGACAGGCGTCTGCTGGTCACCAGTCACGACAGCTTCCAGTACTTCGCAGTCGCGTACGGATTTGAGGTCGTCGGGGCCGTCTTCCCTGGCGGGACCACGGAGACTGAGCCTTCAGCTCAGGAGATGGCAGAACTGATACACGAAATCGAGGAGGCCGGCGCGCCAGCCGTGTTCACTGAGACCATCGTGTCCGATACGCTGGCAGCGCGAATCGCCGATGAAGCAGGCGCGTCGATCATCAACGGCCTGTACACTGGCTCTCTCAGCGCCTCGGGTGGCGATGCCGACACGTACCTAGAGCTCATGCGCCACAACACCCTGGAAATAGTCGCAGCGCTCAAGTAA
- a CDS encoding type II toxin-antitoxin system VapB family antitoxin, which produces MRTTINIDDELLESARRLTGIEGTTALVRESLRALVERESARRLARLGGTQPHLEYVPRRRSEPA; this is translated from the coding sequence GTGAGGACTACGATCAACATCGACGATGAGCTGCTGGAGAGCGCCAGAAGGCTGACCGGGATTGAAGGCACGACCGCGTTGGTGCGCGAGAGTCTCCGCGCCCTGGTCGAGCGTGAGAGCGCTCGCAGACTTGCCAGGCTAGGCGGCACTCAACCTCACTTGGAATACGTGCCCCGACGTCGGAGCGAGCCAGCTTGA
- a CDS encoding type II toxin-antitoxin system VapC family toxin, translating to MILADTSVWIDHLRTRDHHLALLLGEGQVLIHPMVIGELACGNLSNRTEVFSLLRTMPSVTVATDDEVLFFIENHRLMGRGIGYIDVHLLTSVVMTPPAMLWTIDRRLMRLADELGVAYDRT from the coding sequence TTGATTCTGGCCGACACTTCAGTCTGGATCGATCACCTCAGGACCAGAGACCACCATCTGGCCCTCTTGCTAGGCGAGGGCCAGGTGTTAATTCATCCGATGGTGATAGGTGAATTGGCCTGCGGCAACCTGAGTAATCGCACCGAGGTGTTCAGTCTCCTCAGAACAATGCCCAGCGTTACGGTCGCGACCGACGACGAAGTGCTCTTCTTCATCGAGAATCACCGGTTGATGGGCAGAGGTATCGGATACATCGACGTCCACTTGCTGACATCTGTGGTCATGACACCTCCAGCAATGCTGTGGACTATAGACAGACGTCTAATGAGACTGGCAGACGAGCTGGGGGTTGCCTACGATCGCACGTAG
- a CDS encoding glutamate synthase subunit beta, producing MGKPTGFMEWARSTPPTQDPSERTQHWLEFYNEWSEKEAREQGGRCMNCSVPFCMGGCPLGNIIPDFNDLVYRGKWREALHELHSTNNFPEFTGRICPAPCEGSCVLNINNDPVTIEYIEKAIADRGWNEGWIVPEPPETRTGKSVAVIGSGPAGMAAAMQLNRVGHTVTVFERNEYVGGLLRLGIPEFKLEKRVVQRRVDQMAAEGVTFRTGVYVGQDVPAADLRSDFDAICLTGGSTIARDLPIPGRELDGVHLAMEYLTQQNRINEGQTVGSDERILAEGKRVLVLGGGDTGSDCVGTAHRQGAEVVYQFELLPEPPMVRRDDNPWPQWPAILRTSSSHEEGAVRDYNILTRSFSGSNGTVQKMHAVRLDWGPPDHTGRPAMIEVEGSEFELDVDLVLLALGFVHPEKAGMLEQLGVDVDGRGNVVTDADKMTTVPGVFAAGDMARGQSLVVWALAEGREAARGIDQYLMGSTNLPNSVNTVPTM from the coding sequence ATGGGAAAACCGACAGGATTCATGGAGTGGGCGCGCAGCACGCCGCCCACGCAGGACCCTTCAGAACGGACTCAGCACTGGCTCGAGTTCTATAACGAGTGGTCTGAAAAGGAAGCCCGTGAGCAGGGCGGTCGGTGCATGAACTGCTCGGTGCCGTTCTGCATGGGCGGGTGCCCGCTGGGCAACATCATCCCTGACTTCAACGACCTCGTGTACCGAGGCAAGTGGCGCGAGGCCCTTCATGAGCTTCACTCCACCAACAACTTCCCGGAATTCACCGGACGCATCTGCCCGGCTCCATGCGAAGGCTCGTGTGTCCTCAACATCAACAATGACCCTGTAACCATCGAGTACATAGAGAAGGCGATTGCCGACCGGGGCTGGAACGAGGGATGGATAGTCCCCGAGCCGCCGGAGACTCGCACCGGCAAGAGCGTTGCGGTGATTGGGTCCGGGCCTGCGGGTATGGCTGCCGCGATGCAGCTCAACCGCGTCGGACATACAGTCACCGTATTCGAGCGTAACGAATACGTCGGCGGACTGCTGCGACTCGGCATCCCCGAGTTCAAGCTGGAAAAGAGAGTCGTCCAGCGCCGTGTCGATCAGATGGCGGCAGAGGGAGTCACGTTCAGGACTGGCGTCTACGTCGGACAGGACGTACCCGCCGCTGATCTTCGCTCCGACTTCGACGCAATCTGTCTGACCGGAGGCTCTACGATTGCGCGCGACCTCCCGATACCGGGTCGCGAGCTCGATGGTGTCCACCTTGCCATGGAGTACCTCACTCAGCAGAACCGCATCAACGAGGGTCAGACCGTCGGTTCGGACGAACGGATACTCGCCGAGGGCAAGCGTGTGCTTGTACTAGGAGGCGGTGATACGGGATCAGACTGCGTCGGCACCGCTCACAGGCAGGGCGCCGAGGTCGTGTACCAGTTCGAGCTGCTGCCCGAGCCTCCGATGGTCCGTCGAGACGATAATCCCTGGCCGCAGTGGCCGGCGATACTCAGGACCTCGTCTTCACACGAGGAGGGCGCAGTCCGCGATTACAACATCCTCACCAGGAGCTTCTCAGGCTCAAACGGTACGGTCCAGAAGATGCACGCAGTCCGACTGGACTGGGGGCCGCCTGACCATACAGGTCGACCCGCCATGATTGAGGTTGAAGGCTCTGAGTTCGAACTCGACGTCGACCTGGTCTTGCTCGCCCTCGGTTTCGTTCATCCCGAAAAGGCAGGGATGCTCGAGCAACTCGGAGTCGATGTTGATGGCCGTGGCAACGTCGTTACCGATGCCGACAAGATGACGACGGTCCCAGGCGTTTTCGCCGCCGGTGACATGGCCCGAGGCCAGTCGCTGGTCGTGTGGGCGCTCGCCGAAGGTAGAGAGGCCGCCCGCGGCATCGACCAGTACCTCATGGGCTCCACTAACCTGCCCAACTCCGTAAACACCGTCCCAACCATGTAA